Proteins from a single region of Azospira inquinata:
- a CDS encoding DUF799 domain-containing protein, which translates to MTRHAIFPGASLLLGLALLSGCASTSHYAGPDYSAFKESRPASILVLPPLNTSPDVDASLSMLSQVTYPLAESGYYVVPVTLANETFRQNGLTTPDDIHQLPIDKLRKIFGADAALYINVTQYGTSYKIISSETRVTADGELIDLRNGRSLWKGHATASSAEGDNNNNNGLVGMLVKALINQIADSINDKGHTIAGVTSFRLLAASTAGGLLYGPRSPKYLKEGGPDH; encoded by the coding sequence ATGACCCGCCACGCTATTTTTCCCGGGGCCAGCCTGCTGCTGGGCCTCGCCCTCCTGAGCGGCTGCGCCTCCACCAGCCACTACGCCGGCCCCGATTACTCCGCCTTCAAGGAAAGCCGCCCCGCCTCCATCCTGGTGCTGCCGCCCCTGAACACCTCCCCGGACGTGGATGCCTCCCTCAGCATGTTGTCCCAGGTCACCTACCCCCTGGCCGAATCCGGCTATTACGTGGTGCCCGTCACCCTGGCCAACGAAACCTTCCGCCAGAACGGCCTGACCACCCCGGACGACATCCACCAGCTGCCCATCGACAAGCTGCGCAAAATCTTCGGCGCCGACGCGGCTCTCTACATCAACGTCACCCAGTACGGCACCTCCTACAAGATCATTTCCAGCGAAACCCGGGTCACCGCCGACGGGGAACTGATCGACCTGCGCAACGGCCGCTCCCTATGGAAAGGCCACGCCACCGCCTCCAGCGCTGAAGGGGACAACAACAATAACAACGGCCTGGTGGGCATGCTGGTGAAAGCCCTGATCAACCAGATCGCCGACTCCATCAACGACAAAGGCCACACCATAGCCGGCGTCACCAGCTTCCGCCTCCTGGCAGCAAGCACCGCCGGAGGACTGCTGTATGGGCCCCGGTCGCCTAAGTATTTGAAGGAGGGGGGGCCGGATCATTAA
- a CDS encoding DUF4810 domain-containing protein — protein MTRLRYLSQTWGLPVAAALLCAACASQPKPLYYWGSYQSTIYSHLKGDKGPEAEIQAMEKDKELALAKGEAVPPGFRAHLGILYGEIGRTDQMVENLEAEKRQYPESATFMDFLLKKAQATPAPTATKG, from the coding sequence ATGACCCGCCTGCGTTACCTCAGCCAAACCTGGGGCCTGCCCGTTGCGGCGGCCCTGCTCTGCGCCGCCTGCGCCAGCCAGCCCAAGCCCCTCTACTACTGGGGCAGCTACCAATCCACCATCTACAGCCACCTCAAGGGGGACAAGGGGCCGGAAGCGGAAATCCAGGCCATGGAAAAGGATAAGGAACTGGCCCTGGCCAAGGGCGAGGCCGTGCCCCCGGGCTTCCGCGCCCACCTGGGCATTCTCTACGGGGAAATCGGCCGCACCGACCAAATGGTGGAAAACCTGGAGGCGGAAAAGCGCCAGTACCCGGAAAGCGCCACCTTCATGGACTTTCTCCTGAAAAAAGCCCAAGCCACTCCCGCCCCCACCGCCACGAAAGGCTGA